Proteins found in one Tsukamurella paurometabola DSM 20162 genomic segment:
- the yajC gene encoding preprotein translocase subunit YajC: MELVLPLLLVMMLGFMFFSFRKQKKQMNETLQMQENLGVGTEVMTSTGLYGTVVGLGDDTIELEIAPGITTTWVRRAVAKVITPEELDAPDIESIPDADTTPEVENDKRPEDR, translated from the coding sequence ATGGAACTCGTGCTGCCCCTGCTGCTCGTAATGATGCTCGGCTTCATGTTCTTCAGCTTCCGCAAGCAGAAGAAGCAGATGAACGAGACGCTGCAGATGCAGGAGAACCTCGGCGTCGGCACCGAGGTCATGACCTCCACCGGCCTCTACGGCACCGTCGTGGGGCTCGGCGATGACACCATCGAGCTGGAGATCGCCCCCGGTATCACCACCACCTGGGTGCGTCGCGCCGTCGCCAAGGTGATCACGCCGGAGGAGCTGGACGCTCCCGACATCGAGTCGATCCCCGACGCCGACACCACCCCCGAGGTCGAGAACGACAAGCGTCCCGAGGACCGCTGA